A part of Drosophila bipectinata strain 14024-0381.07 chromosome 3L, DbipHiC1v2, whole genome shotgun sequence genomic DNA contains:
- the LOC108132546 gene encoding basic proline-rich protein yields the protein MRCCFVPLVALLLAAGIRADVSHLDTDLQEDGYHYKQPSVPFPPPGSGNGIEDSGIGSGPAPSAPAPSYGPPQTQPPRPPPQPTPPAPSYGPPQTQPPRPPPQPTPPAPSYGPPQTQPPRPPPQPTPPAPSYGPPQTQPPRPPPQPTPPAPSYGPPQTQPPRPPPQPTPPAPSYGPPQTLPPRPPPQPTPPSGQPGQEYLPPDQPRPRPTPSRPQPPPPPPPSRPQPTPGYGPPPSPPAPPAPTPSYGPPPSQPSPPSPQPPRPQPPSPPAPRPTPGNEYLPPPGENEVTPAQPQPTAPAPSYGPPPSSPPGPTYQPRPPTPPSPPAPTYQPRPPTPPAPTYQPRPPTPPAPPAPTYQPRPPAPPAPTYQPLPPAPTPPAPTYQPRPPAPPAPTQEYGPPPTSGGDEAGSLGPDGYNYNKPAKPFTF from the exons ATG CGTTGTTGCTTTGTGCCGCTGGTGGCTCTGCTCTTGGCAGCAGGCATCCGGGCGGATGTCTCCCACCTGGACACGGATCTCCAGGAGGATGGCTATCATTACAAGCAGCCTTCGGTGCCGTTCCCTCCTCCGGGATCAGGCAACGGCATCGAGGACTCGGGCATAGGATCGGGTCCTGCCCCCTCGGCTCCGGCTCCTTCATACGGACCGCCTCAGACGCAGCCCCCACGTCCTCCGCCGCAGCCCACGCCTCCGGCACCTTCGTACGGACCCCCCCAGACGCAGCCACCTCGTCCTCCACCACAGCCCACGCCTCCGGCACCTTCGTACGGACCCCCCCAGACGCAGCCACCTCGTCCTCCGCCACAGCCCACGCCTCCGGCTCCTTCCTATGGACCTCCGCAGACGCAGCCACCTCGTCCGCCGCCACAGCCCACTCCCCCAGCTCCTTCCTATGGACCTCCGCAGACGCAGCCACCTCGTCCGCCGCCACAGCCCACGCCCCCAGCTCCATCCTATGGACCACCTCAAACTCTTCCCCCACGTCCGCCACCGCAGCCAACGCCTCCCTCGGGTCAGCCCGGACAGGAGTATCTGCCCCCGGATCAACCTAGGCCTCGACCAACTCCCTCGCGTCCCCAGCCTCctccaccaccgccaccaTCAAGGCCTCAGCCCACTCCTGGATACGGACCTCCACCTTCTCCCCCAGCTCCACCCGCGCCTACTCCTTCGTACGGACCCCCACCTAGCCAGCCCTCACCACCAAGTCCTCAGCCACCACGTCCTCAGCCTCCTAGTCCACCGGCACCACGTCCTACACCTGGAAACGAATACCTGCCTCCCCCTGGAGAGAACGAAGTGACTCCGGCTCAGCCACAGCCAACTGCTCCGGCTCCATCCTATGGACCCCCACCGTCGTCGCCACCAGGACCCACCTATCAACCACGTCCTCCTACTCCACCCAGCCCTCCGGCGCCAACTTACCAGCCACGTCCTCCAACACCACCAGCACCCACCTACCAGCCTCGTCCTCCAACACCGCCTGCACCTCCAGCACCAACTTACCAGCCTCGTCCTCCAGCACCTCCAGCTCCCACTTACCAGCCACTGCCGCCCGCACCCACTCCACCAGCACCCACTTATCAGCCCCGCCCGCCCGCACCACCAGCACCTACTCAGGAGTATGGACCCCCACCCACCAGTGGTGGCGACGAGGCGGGATCCCTGGGACCCGACGGCTACAACTACAACAAGCCTGCCAAGCCCTTCACCTTCTAG